In the Streptomyces sp. f51 genome, one interval contains:
- a CDS encoding ketoacyl-ACP synthase III family protein, translating into MTTVSLTDVSGYLPGDPVPAEFYTDYPGAEDKLRGHPMFKVPQSRHHVAADETNTDMIERAVQPLIDRHGRDEIRGVDVLLVHSQLPDLPFVGAGTEVARRLGLNPEWLVDVANAGCASFVYMLKLARQILATTDARTALICNAQSAAGQCFTQSEVRRLAQAAIPGDGCGVGWVTTSAGSPLLDVETRHIGDHAGDMTLALDDGRKYWEPGESQLRIGFTDASVAKVLARGNRLVPEVITDLCERLGVATEDIDVLVTNQPNRTFLRNWREALQLPAERHLNTFDRCGNLFGAAIPVTLDHAIGSGRVKDGDLVVLGGFAHAGDFAGAAAVRWHGDRG; encoded by the coding sequence GTGACCACGGTCAGCCTCACCGACGTCTCGGGCTACCTTCCGGGCGACCCGGTCCCCGCGGAGTTCTACACCGACTACCCGGGCGCGGAGGACAAGCTCCGCGGCCACCCCATGTTCAAGGTCCCGCAGTCACGGCACCACGTGGCCGCGGACGAGACCAACACGGACATGATCGAACGCGCCGTGCAGCCCCTGATCGACCGGCACGGCAGGGACGAGATCCGGGGCGTCGACGTCCTGCTGGTGCACAGCCAGCTGCCGGATCTGCCGTTCGTCGGCGCCGGAACCGAGGTCGCGCGCCGACTGGGCCTGAACCCGGAATGGCTCGTCGACGTGGCGAACGCGGGCTGCGCTTCCTTCGTGTACATGTTGAAGCTGGCCCGGCAGATCCTGGCCACCACCGACGCCCGGACCGCGCTGATCTGCAACGCGCAGAGCGCGGCGGGCCAGTGCTTCACCCAGTCCGAGGTGCGTCGGCTCGCCCAGGCCGCGATCCCGGGCGACGGCTGCGGTGTGGGGTGGGTGACGACCTCGGCCGGCTCGCCGCTTCTCGACGTGGAGACCCGGCACATAGGGGATCACGCCGGTGACATGACCCTGGCGCTCGACGACGGGCGCAAGTACTGGGAGCCGGGGGAGTCCCAGCTGCGGATCGGGTTCACCGACGCGAGTGTGGCGAAGGTCCTGGCACGCGGGAACCGACTGGTCCCGGAGGTGATCACGGACCTGTGCGAGCGGCTCGGCGTGGCGACCGAGGACATCGACGTCCTGGTCACCAATCAGCCGAACCGCACCTTCCTGCGCAACTGGAGGGAGGCGCTGCAACTGCCCGCCGAACGGCACCTGAACACGTTCGACCGGTGCGGGAACCTCTTCGGAGCGGCGATCCCGGTCACCCTGGACCACGCGATCGGCTCGGGCCGGGTGAAGGACGGTGACCTGGTGGTGCTGGGCGGCTTCGCGCACGCCGGCGACTTCGCGGGAGCCGCCGCGGTCCGCTGGCACGGGGACCGCGGGTGA
- a CDS encoding SRPBCC family protein — translation MSDESSPLADIPGLMRIENPGKDELTAHCVELTHAVYPHHQVYGRYCTIHEYVDCPPDLTFDYLRQGHHLEEWTCSLRDFAPSGTPGLWVGRDRLEEDTRIYCKVVANPEAMTVDFHCSWDQGDQLWMIYLMRVVPAQLVLDKPGSVITWTNCRHPHYDTNPHPGLAPRPDRPWVGDYWDLFYAGHTVEMNNLKAILEHRRRNGQPVNAVPPRAVAR, via the coding sequence ATGAGCGACGAGTCGTCCCCGTTGGCTGACATCCCCGGTCTGATGCGGATCGAGAACCCCGGCAAGGACGAACTGACCGCCCACTGCGTGGAACTCACCCACGCCGTCTACCCCCACCATCAGGTCTACGGGCGGTACTGCACCATCCACGAGTACGTCGACTGCCCGCCGGACCTCACCTTCGACTACCTCCGGCAGGGTCACCACCTGGAGGAATGGACGTGCAGCCTGCGGGACTTCGCTCCCTCGGGCACACCCGGGCTGTGGGTCGGCCGTGACCGCCTGGAGGAGGACACCCGCATCTACTGCAAGGTGGTCGCCAACCCCGAGGCCATGACCGTGGATTTCCACTGTTCCTGGGACCAGGGCGACCAACTGTGGATGATCTACCTGATGCGGGTCGTGCCGGCCCAACTGGTGCTCGACAAGCCGGGATCGGTGATCACCTGGACCAACTGCCGTCATCCGCACTACGACACGAACCCGCACCCCGGCCTGGCGCCCCGGCCCGACCGGCCCTGGGTGGGCGACTACTGGGACCTGTTCTACGCGGGGCACACCGTGGAGATGAACAACCTCAAGGCGATCCTGGAGCACCGCCGTCGCAACGGCCAACCCGTCAACGCGGTGCCCCCGAGGGCGGTGGCGCGGTGA